The proteins below are encoded in one region of Halichoerus grypus chromosome X, mHalGry1.hap1.1, whole genome shotgun sequence:
- the HAPSTR2 gene encoding HUWE1-associated protein modifying stress responses 2, with protein MEEQPKEGEAEVAEHWFSKWERQCLAEAEQEEQLPPELQEEAAAEAAGLKSEQQRLWHLFQISATAVAQLYKDSGCQQPELSMWDPFQNAAMAVTSLYKESGDAHQRSFDLGVQVGYQRRIKDVLEWVKKGRSTILREDLISFLCGKVPPAPPSSRTPRTPPKPPAAATGQATATESSSSVDVDLQPFHEAIALHGLSGAMASISVRSGAPGSPPQASGVATNGVTSNGVATNGVATNGTGGGRRKSSFLEDDLNPFNSEELALRLDSGGTRKRTSVQCGDSVTDSPTHKRNRMV; from the coding sequence atggaggagCAGCCGAAGGAGGGCGAGGCCGAGGTCGCGGAGCACTGGTTCTCCAAGTGGGAACGCCAGTGCTTGGCCGAGGCCGAGCAGGAAGAGCAGCTGCCCCCTGAGCTGCAGGAGGAGGCGGCCGCTGAGGCAGCGGGGCTCAAGAGCGAGCAGCAGAGGCTGTGGCACCTCTTCCAGATCTCTGCCACCGCCGTGGCCCAGCTCTACAAGGATTCCGGGTGCCAACAGCCAGAACTGTCCATGTGGGACCCCTTCCAGAATGCGGCCATGGCCGTGACCAGTCTCTACAAAGAGAGCGGGGATGCCCACCAACGAAGTTTTGACCTGGGCGTCCAGGTTGGCTACCAGCGTCGCATCAAAGACGTCCTGGAGTGGGTGAAGAAGGGCCGGAGCACCATTCTCCGCGAAGACCTGATTAGCTTCCTGTGTGGCAAAGTGCCCCCCGCACCTCCATCATCGCGCACCCCCAGGACGCCGCCGAAGCCGCCCGCCGCAGCCACCGGCCAGGCCACAGCTACTGAATCCAGTTCGTCCGTAGACGTCGACCTGCAGCCCTTCCACGAGGCCATCGCCCTGCATGGCCTCAGTGGTGCCATGGCGAGCATCAGCGTGAGATCTGGTGCACCCGGCTCCCCGCCTCAAGCCAGCGGCGTCGCCACCAATGGCGTCACCAGCAATGGCGTCGCCACCAATGGCGTCGCCACCAATGGCACCGGCGGCGGGCGCCGAAAAAGTAGCTTCCTCGAGGACGACTTGAACCCCTTCAACTCAGAAGAACTGGCCCTCCGCCTGGACAGTGGGGGGACCCGCAAGCGCACCTCGGTCCAGTGCGGGGATAGTGTCACAGACTCCCCAACCCACAAGCGCAACCGAATGGTCTGA